A genome region from Glycine max cultivar Williams 82 chromosome 5, Glycine_max_v4.0, whole genome shotgun sequence includes the following:
- the LOC102661980 gene encoding uncharacterized protein: MACLEEKKVAFGTYTLVEETEYWWENTHQCWEAEGQAMTWETFKRVFLEKYFPEDVRNKKEMEFLELKQGNTTVAEYAAKFEELVRYFPHYQGRDGESSKCVMFLNGLRPEVKQAVNYQGVHQFPL, encoded by the coding sequence ATGGCATGCCTTGAGGAGAAAAAGGTTGCTTTTGGCACCTACACTCTGGTAGAAGAAACTGAGTATTGGTGGGAGAACACTCACCAATGCTGGGAGGCTGAAGGTCAAGCTATGACTTGGGAAACCTTCAAGAGGGTATTTCTGGAGAAATACTTCCCTGAAGATGTTAGGAACAAGAAGGAGATGGAATTCCTTGAACTCAAGCAAGGGAACACGACTGTAGCTGAATACGCAGCCAAGTTTGAAGAGCTAGTGAGGTATTTTCCTCATTACCAAGGAAGGGATGGTGAAAGCTCAAAATGTGTGATGTTTCTAAATGGCTTGCGACCTGAGGTGAAGCAAGCTGTGAATTATCAAGGTGTTCATCAATTCCCACTATAG